In one window of Helianthus annuus cultivar XRQ/B chromosome 17, HanXRQr2.0-SUNRISE, whole genome shotgun sequence DNA:
- the LOC110924035 gene encoding beta-1,4-xylosyltransferase IRX14-like: MNLPYDVVWIVVEAGGATNEMAALLAKSKVKVKLFDEIQNVEWIGTISVGILAHSIHSDEGPFEVHGEKTVDEDEKISLLAVQGPACNASDWLSGWHTFNTGVYKGKNANYIGHMAVVLPRKLEWSGFVMNSQFVWKEAEFRLDWIKDLDVVVAGDGKDDIGSPLSLVKEHSQ; the protein is encoded by the exons ATGAATTTGCCCTATGATGTGGTGTGGATTGTTGTGGAAGCCGGTGGAGCGACTAACGAGATGGCTGCGTTGCTTGCAAAATCGAAAGTGAAGGTGAAG CTTTTTGATGAGATCCAAAATGTGGAATGGATTGGTACAATTTCGGTTGGGATTCTTGCGCATTCGATTCATTCGGATGAGGGTCCGTTTGAGGTTCATGGTGAAAAGACGGTGGATGAAGATGAGAAGATATCACTATTGGCGGTTCAAGGTCCGGCTTGTAATGCATCTGATTGGTTGAGCGGATGGCACACGTTTAATACTGGTGTATATAAAGGAAAGAATGCAAATTATATTGGTCATATGGCAGTTGTGTTGCCGAGGAAGTTAGAGTGGTCGGGGTTTGTGATGAACTCACAGTTTGTATGGAAGGAAGCTGAATTTAGGCTAGATTGGATTAAAGATTTGGacgtggtggtggccggtgatgGAAAGGATGATATTGGGAGTCCTCTTTCTTTGGTTAAGGAGCATTCTCAATGA